TCAATCGATGTTAATTCTTCACGTTGAAGATTTTCTATTAACGCTACAGATGCTGTTTTTGTATCGTTCATTTCTTTAACAACAGCCGGTACCGTTTCCCACCCCAGTGTTTGAACGGCACGCCAACGCCTTTCTCCCGCGATGATTTCATAGTGATCATCACGCTTTCGGACGATAATCGGTTGAATCATGCCATGTGTATGAAGCGTTTCTGCCAGTTCTTCGATTTTATCTTCGTTAAACACCGTGCGCGGTTGGAATGGATTTGGAACGATATCATTGACTTGAATCCGTTCCACTTCTTCTCGCTCATCAATCAGCGCATCTTCCACCTTCTCTTCATCTGAATCTTGTTGTTGATCATCCAGACCGAGCCATTTAGAAAATGATTGTTTCAAGGGAGCACCACCTTCACAAAACGTTCATTGACCTCTTAAATGTTTCACGTGAAACATTCTGGTTATCGCCTTCACTTTCATTACCCTAATACAGTATACGTCAACTGAGCGATTTCATCTACCGAACATAATGAAAAATTTGATCTGCCTGATTCATTATCCTCCTGACCCGAGCATTTATGCAACGGACAATCGGGTCTCACTGTTATATCGGTTCTTTATTTGGTGTCCCGGGTTTTCTGGGATATTTCTTCGGCGTATTGCTAATTTTATCGATCAGCAGCATCACACGATCCCCATCATCCCCAGGTAATGCAAAAGTAAATGATTGTTTGAGTTTGCCACCAAGAGCCTGAATAGCTTTTTTGGATTCAGCAAGTTCCTCCATTCCCTGCGAACCTTTCATGGCAAGGAAAATTCCCCCTGACTTCACGAACGGCATACACAGTTCTGTCAATACAGGCATACGGGCAACCGCTCTTGAAATCGCCAAGTCAAATCTGTCACGGTACTCTGACATCCGCCCTGCTTCCTCTGCGCGACTGTGAATCGCCTGAACACCGGAAAGTGACAGTGCATCTGATAAGGCATGAAGAAACGTAATGCGCTTGTTTAATGAGTCAATGATCGTAACCTCAAGATGAGGAAACACAATTTTTATGGGAATCGAAGGGAAACCCGCACCTGCCCCCACATCCACAACGGACGTTGCTTTCGAAAAATCAACA
This genomic window from [Bacillus] selenitireducens MLS10 contains:
- the rsmG gene encoding 16S rRNA (guanine(527)-N(7))-methyltransferase RsmG; amino-acid sequence: MTEQEFKEALRKKGIELTDEQMRQFDAYYHLLVDWNTRMNLTAITDKEDVYLKHFYDSITACEFVDFSKATSVVDVGAGAGFPSIPIKIVFPHLEVTIIDSLNKRITFLHALSDALSLSGVQAIHSRAEEAGRMSEYRDRFDLAISRAVARMPVLTELCMPFVKSGGIFLAMKGSQGMEELAESKKAIQALGGKLKQSFTFALPGDDGDRVMLLIDKISNTPKKYPRKPGTPNKEPI